In Zingiber officinale cultivar Zhangliang chromosome 1A, Zo_v1.1, whole genome shotgun sequence, the DNA window ATACCATAGAGTGACAATAGGTAATAATACTCTATTAGGTGTTATTCTCGATACTGAAGAATACATATCAAAGTAATTAAGGTCTTCACATGTCCATAATCTTTAATTATCAATCTGGCCTTGTACTTATAATTGTactatctaattttattttttctttaaattctTCTTGCAATCTAGTGGTTTACTTTTCAGAAAAAAATCCATAAGTTCTCAAGTGTGATTTTATAAGATAGAGTTAGTGTCAAATGTAATTGTCGTTTCCATTGAGGTTTCTAAAAATAGCATACTACTTATGAGTAACTTTTAAGTACATTTTCTAGTATTAAAGTGATAAAATTCATTCCGAAGAATGTTTCCATCCGAGCTCTTTACTTCATATGAGCTCAACCTCAACTAGTtcatctacttcttcttcttgtggtttaAATGCCCTTTTTGTGGAACTTGTCTCCACTTGAGTCTTATAAGGAAGCATATGTTCAAAGAATGAGACATTTCTCTATTTAATAATCAAGTTCTTGTGTATCTTTGGTATTTGAGACTCAACACAATTAATCGATAAGTACTATTGTTTATGTGCAGATTcaataaatatataatcaatAGTTTTTGATCCTGTCATCATCCTTTTCAGATTAGGAACCAAAACCTTtacaagacacccccacattcgtaagtATTTATAGGATGGTTATCTTTCATTCTATAACTCATAAggactcttatctattttctttgagAATACCTTATTTAAACATTACTTGTTAATACAGCTTCCACCATATGTAGTTtgacaatccaaaatttaatagaAGAACATTCATTATCTCTTTTATGGTGTGATTCTTTCACTCAACAACACCATTTTGCTAAGGAGGATAGGAAGTTGCTGTTTTGCATCTAATCTCATGTTCAACATACAACTCAGTAAATAATGATGCATATTTACCGTCTCGGTCACTTCGCGCCACCTTAATCATTTTATTAAAATAGTTCTCagcctcattcttatagagaacaaatttctctatagtttcATCATTACTTTTGATAAGATGCACATAACAACATTTTGTGTTATCTTAAACAAAAGTGATGAAATACTTAATCCCACCATGTATCAGTACCCCTTTTAGGTCACACATATCGGTGTGAATTAGGCTGAGTGATTCACTTCCTCTTTCAACATATTGGAATGATCACCTTGTCATTTTCAATTCAACACATACTTATGCTTTGAGTTAAGGagaaatgtaggtatgctttgcatgttaatTAATTTATCCAACATATcatagttgatcctgtccgagcgctgagttgaccgatgctggggacgtggcacgctccgctgtctccgactggtggcgtagcttctccggcgaacctgcaatgaagccgagccgggaggggtttcccggcgacggccctccgacgctcaagtcaggcaacgagagaggcaacgtaatgtggctacagtaaagattTGCGCATACCTTTGTTGACGTctagggtccttatataggaccccggggaagcgcgggcacgcttcccgatgtgtacacgcttccccaaacataccttaacgatcctgtgtcagaaaagtacctctggcgccattccataatcgtccgagcatatcccggatgtgatggTGGAAGCTTTCatcgtatgatcctgtgtacggctcggccgccaactctgctgcatgtcggcggcagacgtctcgaggatgatgttatccccggtctcctttgtcctcttgcgattCCTGTctattccagggccgagcggttcggccgctcggcGAGCATGTCACTTCTAcctcggtcgtatgctcggatgagattgctcttgCCTCTGTTGCCGGGTCCCTCGGCCGAACGGACATCCCGCTTGGCCttaaaacctttttaccttgagcatcagaAACCCGACCCTCAGTCGGGTTGTCTTCATTCGGTTCAGGGGATTCACGGCCGGTCGGCCTGCATCGCCCGGTCGGTCGGCCAGAAATGTCCGATCGGTCGGCCTGCTTCGTCCGCTCGGTtatgtctcagggttgaatctcctgacctttgacctccacgtgccgttgGCCTTCTGCCCATGAGGGTCCCCTGTCTTTATCACCGGATcaatagttaacatgtcctagtctacatGCCATAAAAAGGAAGACTCAAACATATAAACGGAGAAACTTTCATTTTTATTCAAGTTGGGCCATTACACTTAGCTTAAATAGCCTATTAGTTATATATCTTTTcttacaaatattttatttttgaacaGAACAACTttgtttgataaaaaaataatgtaAAAATCATGTTTGCTCAGAAGTGATACGGATATCATAGTCTTTTGAAtctaaaacaacatatagcacaTTCTTCAGAGTCGGCTCCTTGCCCAAGGTCTTTTTCAACATCACTTTCCCTTAGCCCTTAATGTCTGAGGTTGTCTAGTTCTCCATGAACAACTTTTTCCcatctttgaatttttcaaagttgTGGAACAACTCCTTATTGGAGCACACATGTCGGATGACATCGGTATCAATCCATCACTATCTTGGGTTTGAACCCCCAAGTTTACTTAGAGACCACAACACAGAAATCCATGTTTGACCCCTTTAGTTTTGTTCACCAGGTTGGCCTCGCTCTTCTTCCTCGGATTATTGCATTCCGAGGTCACAGTTGTAGCATTTTTCAGAGAATTTCTTCTTAATGCCTCCTTTAGATTCCACTTTAGAATATCTGGGGTACTTCTGTTTTGAGCTTTGACTGTATTTGATTACATTGGTTCATAGTAGCTTAAGAGAACAACTTTTCTCTAAACTCTTATTGTCTTCCACAATGTGAAGTCTAACAACAAGTTTCTCGATTCATCTTCTTAAGGTAGTTATTGAAGTCCTTCTAGTGAGGAGGTAGTTTCTCAATGATAGTTGTCATCTAAAAGATTTCACTCAGCATCATACcctttaaataaatctcatataGGATCACCTAAGCAGCTTGAGTACTTCTCGAGCCAGAGTGagcttgaaaatattttatttagttgCACTCAACACTGATCATCTACACACAAACTATGAACTCATGGCCTAAAACATATGCCTCTACTGGTATATTATCTTGCATTTAACATTTTTTTCCCCTTTATGGGTTTAGTATTTAAATTGAATAAAATTCCATCTTATATAAAAGTtactttttaatatattttaatacttttagtgTTGATTATGGATTATCTATATAGGGAAGGCATTACTCATAAAATTCATTGGCAATAATAAAAAACATAAGTTTAATAGCCAAGGCATCACCCTTTATGTTACCATCAAGTTCTCCCATCGGCAATATCCGACCCTTCATTGATTGCTCATCGACATGAATATTAGTGGTGCTGACTAAGGTTCTTGTAGTGCTAATTAAGATTTTAATGTTTACAATATCTTAAATAATATTGCTTCATATATAAATTCTCTAATCTTTCAAAGATGTTGACAATAGCAATCTTATtcatcattaaattaaaaaaaaaaacatatggtTACAATCAAACAAGTGAAAGCACAAATAACACTCATTATTCTTCATGACCATACTTTATAAGGTATGTTTGTATCAAATGAAGTATAAGATCATCAAGAGTAGTTGATAACTCTGCAATTGGCTCGTACGGTTCCTTGTTTCCCCGTGAGCACACCAATCTTGCCCATCTTCACCATGGATGCGGCAAACGCCTTCTTAAACAAGTTGGGGTTTTTTGCATATTGATACACCTTGTAAGAAGTTGCAGATGTTGACATCAAAGTCTGGTCTGAGGTGAAGAGACCACGGTGGGTTGTGACAGCCTTATAGAAGCCAGAGTCAAAGGTGAGGGAACTTTGAGGGTCCATATCCACTTCATTGACCGTGTTCCCTGGAGGGCATTCACGCTTCAACTTTTTAGCATATACGTAGTCCAAACTTGGATCACCTTTTAGAGTTCCACTATAGTTGTAAAGTCTGTCTGCAAAAGAAGGACAGTGTGCGACGCCAATGGTGTGTGCTCCTATGTAAATTAAACAACATAAAATGTTAGAACTTTTGTATCAAAAAGGCCACCATATATATATGGTGATTAGCATCATATAAAATCATCATATTCTTCTTATCAATAATTACCTGAGAGAGTAACTAGGTCATCTCGGTTAAGACCTTTGAGAGCAAACAAGGCAGTGAGTTGAGTGAGGTTGAATGTTGGAGGAGGGAGATCGACCGTTTCATTTATTAAAGACTTTCTTCCATCTTTTCTACCTGATGGCACGCTGTAGTACTTTCCTCCATACTGCATTCATGAATTTCCACTATCATAGTTAAAACAATTTCATTAAATAATGAATAAATTAAACATTATactataaattttgaatttgattacaTGCACAACACTGTCTCTAGCCGCGAAGGCAATGATATCAGCGCAAGAGACTGTTCTTTTGCAGGTATATTCCAAGCGTTTTTTGATAGTATCGATCACATCAAATACTTCATCCTCAAAGGTTTCGTTCGGTGGTGATTCTTTCTCTGCAATGTTGCCCTTTGTTGAGTCAACTAGAATCGAAGCTTCGCAACCCTATAATGCAATGTTATTGTCAATTGATGTAAAAAATAACAGATTAATGATATTAAGTATATTCATGCATATATGTATACTAACTCCAACAAAGCAGTCATGAAAGTGCAACCGAAGGAGATCAGCGCCAATGCCAGGGCTGGCCTTAAAAGCCTTGTCGAGCTCCGTCTTCACAATATTCTCAGCTTTAGGGCAACTATCCGAGTAGAACCCTACTTTGATCTCAGAAGCTGAGCCTGCTATGCTCATGCACAAGACAACAGCCAAAGAAAGCCACATTGAGCCTCCTCTTCCTAAAGCCATCTCCTACAAACTCTCTCTCAGTGATCCAATGTCGATCTCGTGTTgttgatgttgttgttgttgttgtgaagGCCTTCCCCCATCCCTATTTATAGTCACcaatttaatcaacaattaatccCATTACTCCACCAACTCCCATATGGTTGCTTATGGCTTCCACGCCCACTTGAAATTAAGCACAAccctttcttttttaattttgttgttgttgttgttgtattattTCATTATTGACTTTCATCATTGAAGGAATGCTATTAGCGTGCAAGCCTGTATCCATTGAAATGGTGTTTTATGCAAAGCTGGAACATTTATATTCCTGATTATTAATTTATTCATCATCTGCTACTTGAGTACTTGGTGCCCACCGGCAAatgcattttaaattttaatgcAGAGTTGACATTCTGGCATATGGGAACTGGTCAACTTCTTTGTTgcaaaaaagaaaatataaagatgGAAAAATTTATGTTAACATGATAAAACAGCCCAACTACATGTTTCATAATTCATGGTTAAACAAAATGCCTTTGGACTGAATTCCCATGTGATGTGGTATGATGAATTGCAAATTTAATTGGTTTATTTGGAATGGTATTAGTTTCATACAATGTTCCTCGCATTGTGCCCATATTCACGGACATTATAATTTCTTTGAAGAATCATTTTCGAAATATCGGATCAAAATATTAATAATTGATGCCATTGATTGACAAACTATGCATTCAAAATTTGATTTGCACTTAATTCCCACAATTTCACAGCCTGAAAAGGTTTCACATGAGCGTTTTGATGTAGGATGAAAAACAGGCTCCACGTGGCATGTCCCTAGTTTATCAACTCAAACTTAGAGTAGGATAAAAATCAAGATAGAACAAAAGAGGGTCAACCTGAATGTGGTCTAAGATAGATTGGTTAGTCGGGTCCAAGTCACCTTGGCCAAAGGACACACCAAATGACATGTTGCTGGTGAAAGAAGACCGAGTCACGTAAGGCTGCCCTAGGTTATAGCCTAGTGTTGCGGGGCTCCACCTATGTTAGGAAGAAGTTGTTAGAGTATTCACAATCGTGAGCATCTTCAAGGAGTCCTTTAAATATCACATCAACGTCACGTCAAGAGTAAAAATTTTTATATATCTCTATACTATCAAAATCCTCTCTACAACTTCTTTTTGATGAGtcccatttttttttatatatatttattatctcTCCTTCCTATTTTatcttatatataattaattttttttaaaaaaattaaatccatACACTCGGAATAACATTGATAATTAAATTTTAccatttattaaataaaaaacataacattatcaaaattaataaattatttttttattaattataactGTAGTATGTCCAGATATGTTCAATCAAGTCGGCTCGAAGTTGATAATGCAATTGATTATCACATAGATCACAATTTCTTCGGAGATATTCTTAGAATTCTTGGATGGAACCTTGAAATATTTATGACGGAGGATTTCTTTCATCATCCGACCAATGCATTACTGTATCTCCCTCATTCTTAATAATCATGTTGTGCAAAATAATGCAATTCACTACTACATCTCCTTCATTTTTAATAATCATGTTATGCAAAATAATGCTATCATTGCCCATCAGATTGAAGCACTCCAAATGCCCGCTCGACATCCTTTCCCCCGCCCTCCTATATTTCGTTAAATAATTTTCTCTTGGGATCTTGGGGGCATAGAAAGCTCTTGATGAAAGTAGCTCATTTCGGATAAATCTTATTTGTCAGATAGTATCCTTTTGTATATTGTGTATTATTAACCGTAAAATTAACCTCAGgtgttgtcacgccccgggggagtccctgccagaagaaatttaagcagcatctcccctgtacaggtgacaatataAAACTTTACTACAAGTCCTCCAGGCCACACAAATCTCGGCCAACACGGttggaacaataataataaaagtaaacaaacaatccacgcagtttatatttacTCAGTCTCTGGTTGACACAACCAcgtaatttatatttaattaagtCATACTCCACTACAACAACGGAAAACTAAACCCACAACAGAAATccaacgcagcggaaaacaacggcagtagaccaaaactcgataaaaatcctcgagtacaatcctacatcacaagtatatagaaaatacataacaaGTAAACCAAATATCCAAAACTGAAAAACCCGTCGCGATAggtggtgggggactagcgacttgaacctcctgacagcatcaacctaaaatTGTAAtaaatcaacggggtgagtttaacaactcagcgggtatcaagctgacatgcataataagaattaaccaatagtaataaatatgtgtacagtctcctggagtaatggaaaatgcaaaactATGAGAAaaggagaagttgtactcaccagaatCTCCTACCAGTGTAATAAGATAGTTAGACCAAAAGTAACATGTTCCTAtattcatgtcaaacatatgcatccaccaaatatgcagcaaataaagtgcagcaaatataagcaataaatgcaatcatgcatatgatgcatatgacatggtcacccctgacgccagtcaaccatctcacacacgatggtgagaccgagtgggtagggctatgacaactgtgcactctgccatcattgctcctgatgagtgatcgagtggacaggatactgtcgaagtacacctatcctcctaccccaaatcataagtgggggatcccaatgctctcatctccctgataCAGTCCGAGGAGGGATTCCTGTcgactaccacgctgcatcaccactacccatgagcggaccagcggagcctaacagagcaaccTGCTCCAACACACCCTttctgaataaaaaccactaacttatgagtggttgtgtgtgcagatccatgtaactagcgatgtgctcaacaataatggagccgacaatcgctcagcatgcaatcatgcgagatggtgcacaTGAAAATCTTggccatatctacctccataaaacatgtaccaaaaataaattgatcaaataaatagaTCTAGTTACACGGGTTAGATATGGtaaatcactacaagaaaaaagctaaacaacaacgcttttttggcgttgtcgtatgtacttaaaaagtgatgttgtagatggtgttgtagaaagtcatatcaaagacaacgctttaaaagcgttgtggttggtcacaaagacaacgctttttaagcgttgtcttttcgttcttaaaaagcgttgttatagatgctgttgtaaaaatgcacatatcaaagacaacgctttaaaagcgttgtggttggtcacaaagacaacgctttttaagcgttgtctattcgttcttaaaaagcgttgttaaagatgctgttgtaaaaatgcacatatcaaagacaacgctttaaaagcgttgtggttggtctcaaagacattgttttttaagcgttgtcttttattacttaaaacgttgtctttttaaatttataaaaaatagtgttttttaaatagcaaaattataaaaatactcaaaatttacatataattgaatatccacaaccacaatcatttttataataagactatttaacaaataaataaaactttatattatacaaacaaaatgtatacatattgatccacaaattaaatttgtatcatacaagttatccttaacttcatgacaataatttttcaaacacacaagttttacaaaacctcatcattgactaaccgctgttgttggtgtccatcgcatggaattgcttctttaagtccagcaatctcttcttctgaaaggctttcagctatcactcttagagccatcttcttcaacttgtcatcagcacacctggggttgtaggcaatcaagaaattttgtatgaaaactttcatacatgtaaatctcgtactaaataatatgtcaatgttatatatacatgtaattcataccgtaagtgtgtttatataaattgacaagttttcttttgggccaacttctactcaagctctttaaacactgcatcaaaataaaaaaattggcattagttctgtgctaaatgaaaatcatatttagaggaaaaagcgggagtgttgtagatggatatattaaccaagcatattaatgtttgacctgtctttacaagttctaagcatatatattaaccaagcatataacctaagaggaataagttacaaaatgctacttgatgtttgacctgtctttattggattttgcggccccggtcttcttgtagccaggcacaatgtaatacttgatgttgactctacctttgcagttgtttcggcttgaggagtggcaaagaatggtggagtagaggatggatttcaggtattcatccgtgccatcgaggaaatgactccagtaggtgactagcatgttgaccagggcatgcttggagaagatgacttgtttcagaagctttttagatcaaagatacgaagtgcattgttataaaactagatgcacgaacacttgcttatacggttcttgaaataaaatacattcgtaaccgtcactagcccaagctcaataaggaaaattcacggtaaatgtgcatagtatacctcagatactgcagatgatagggaaggccagaagacagtttgacgcaaatattgagattgcctaagccaatccatggtactaatcctgacagctcctccaaattgcactgacttgattgtgtccacccatccttgttcatcagcttggaacctttgaaatgaaagctgcattgggtacatggaaaaaacaacaaaaagggaggataaatgatagccaccaacctaattgttcacaaatatctgtataagttattaagggtgttcatagaagttgatcctttagccgtgtctgttagatggtcaaatctaggcgctaactcaaaaatgttggcgtccaagtgttagtgttcaactacttctgattttcttcatctttgaattgttaaatacatagggtatttatagggaatactcaagatgtatctaaataaatacatgaaccaatattaaatgacatacattcatcatccgaagagtcattcatgaatcctccaatattcatgctccagatgaccatacattagattataagtccaattaatttgattgcaaggttgtaaacagtccttgagggctattgatagtgattccagtacgtactggaaaataatggaacaaacctatgaaacagctatcaagggattcactttaactttcctaaaccaaagaagaaacagatggattacaaaagaaaacaatttgcaccatcaaactgaaacttataataagccttaataaattaatgaaaaaagaattgtttagaagttcactgagaaacatatgaaaatacaacaaatgcaactgcaaaaaaaaataaaaaactagtatccaattaacttttttttatactttcagatcaaaaggtcaaatttatatactttggttcatgttcaagcaagaggataacaatctcatcgacagttagtatttccttttaatatagaacactaaaaagaaggaatatcaatgatgaaacaaacctgaaaatgcgagctactgaggcagcgagcaatctgcttgaacaaggtaatcatgcagcgttggaactctgtcgtgagcatcaaagaccaaatattaccaaatattaagatcattgacaaaccaaataataccttatttttaacagctatctagaggatctggctttttgacttgaagctggttcaaagaagacaaatcaaatatacaaatactaagatgaaagcataatgaagtagttaactttttctactttacctgattataagatctacaacttcttgctcagtattttgctgcacgagtaattattagaaaaacaaacccaatagtggaacaaaagctagataaagaaactagataatttacactgacagaactttacagaataacatataatacagtgctttgtacttgcatattaatccagaaaacatcctttcacctaagtgacaatttttccaaaacatcatcattcacaaaacatcatcattcactaaaatttttcacaagtttttaaacttcagtgacaacttttctttggggtcaactgctcaaggtcgatctggtaactatgcactgcatcaaaaaaattggcattaactatgattccaccaaacaaaaccaccattccatgaacttaaatctaaatagaattatggcaactatcattccatacctattcataaatatgatcttgtatgcactccgccaactcggaccgaacctcatcaatttgttcacgagagtaccctatttttgtgaactgtgagcatacacaatttatgttaatggaaaaaataatcaacactgatcactttacaattttaaatagtttatgtcaaataatttgagataagctaaataatgttactattgattgcagcgaatctctctcaatagtctcaacttcttcaataatttctctcataaatcgcatcacaaaaaaaccacattgtttcgcatccggttgttgaggagcctatatatagtaattagagtcaaattgttaatgaaaattatacacattacaatatatgttaaacaaaagtacacataccttaactacttcccacttaacatttttcctacctttccttcccttggttgaattaaacaattttaaggcccttcatacgttaagaatatttgttaaataagatttttattataataaatatttactaaaagaaatctgaactcacatttccattacgtattttgaatcatcatcacgaatgcggcaacttagggaatccagcaggtaaatagcatccttgtaaggttcaataacactaagattccaatggaaactaggcaaatacataggattagatcataaaattgaataaattatcgaaaggaagcaattaaaagtgatgttttacttcttgcttacccgacattacatggcactaacactagttgatctgttgatgcacttgtcagcttatctgctaaaagagttgccctttgattcagggtttcaagcttaactaatttgtcttgtgccgtttttgccagatatgggagtttgtgaggattcataaatctgaatttctttgtcttggtatctttcaccatctttttatacagacacctatcattgcaaagaaaaaaaatatttagatactaaataataaaatttagatacaaaacactcataataagttggaaaaaataatgatcactcataacactaagttatggctgatgatagtaacatccatacatgagaacttactatgaacagtcttgcatattaaacataccagaaatgtatacatgcaaattcttttatttcttgaggacaagcacatttaagatacttaaaaatatacaagaaaaaagatatgagcaaagtacttcctgtctagaagaacaaatggcagaaggcaaacattaagggccggttgaaaatgaatgagctatatttatgtaaagtgtaccacatcaattgatattagtaaacctctcaatagaaatgatgaactattaacttaatgagaataacatggtatgagaaaattactagaagttgaatttttcaagagtaaacttgttcacacaacaatattagtaaacttcttgcagttcaaatccgggattttctgtcttgctagatattagaatttcccagcaaacataaagcaatgcagtaatttcccagcataagtaaagcaatgcagttgcaactgagaaaataatatttagatacaaaataataaaatttagatacaaaacaatcatgtggattaaaaaataatgatcactcataataagttggtgaaattgtaacaataaaccataataagttgctaaaattgggaagcaaacatgtgatgaaaaagttgctgaaattgcttaaataaacttacttaccatatgtaggcaacgatcaaatttcctgaaattgactccaaatgatacaaagaattgatgtcctcaaggtcaagaaaaagttcacaatcttcatcaaacacttcattatctaagcacattgatatacattttcctccatctagagcatgcttactgtaacaatataacatatgtaatgctcttgggacacttgttgacaaagtaggttttgatttttttcgttcaaacttcttccttctagg includes these proteins:
- the LOC122012772 gene encoding peroxidase 5-like, with the protein product MALGRGGSMWLSLAVVLCMSIAGSASEIKVGFYSDSCPKAENIVKTELDKAFKASPGIGADLLRLHFHDCFVGGCEASILVDSTKGNIAEKESPPNETFEDEVFDVIDTIKKRLEYTCKRTVSCADIIAFAARDSVVHYGGKYYSVPSGRKDGRKSLINETVDLPPPTFNLTQLTALFALKGLNRDDLVTLSGAHTIGVAHCPSFADRLYNYSGTLKGDPSLDYVYAKKLKRECPPGNTVNEVDMDPQSSLTFDSGFYKAVTTHRGLFTSDQTLMSTSATSYKVYQYAKNPNLFKKAFAASMVKMGKIGVLTGKQGTVRANCRVINYS